A window from Pseudomonas sp. MRSN 12121 encodes these proteins:
- the rnpA gene encoding ribonuclease P protein component: MSQDFSREKRLLTPRHFKAVFDSPTGKVPGKNLLLLARNNDLDHPRLGLVIGKKSVKLSVERNRLKRLMRESFRLHQDALVGWDIVIVARKGLGDVENPELIQHFGKLWKRLARNKPAPAVNTETVGVDSTNA; encoded by the coding sequence GTGAGTCAGGACTTCAGTCGGGAAAAGCGTCTGCTTACACCCCGGCATTTCAAGGCAGTCTTTGACTCCCCTACCGGCAAGGTTCCGGGGAAAAATCTCCTGCTCCTTGCGCGTAACAACGATCTTGATCATCCCCGTCTGGGGTTGGTGATCGGAAAAAAGAGCGTCAAGCTCTCCGTTGAGCGCAATCGTCTCAAACGTCTGATGCGTGAATCGTTTCGCCTGCACCAGGATGCTCTGGTCGGCTGGGACATCGTTATCGTCGCGCGCAAAGGTTTGGGCGATGTAGAAAACCCCGAATTGATTCAACATTTCGGCAAGCTCTGGAAACGTCTGGCCCGTAACAAGCCTGCACCAGCAGTCAACACCGAAACTGTGGGGGTAGACAGTACCAATGCGTAA
- the rpmH gene encoding 50S ribosomal protein L34: MKRTFQPSTIKRARTHGFRARMATKNGRAVLSRRRAKGRARLAV; this comes from the coding sequence ATGAAACGTACTTTCCAACCAAGCACTATCAAACGCGCTCGTACCCACGGTTTCCGTGCTCGCATGGCTACCAAGAACGGTCGTGCCGTCCTGTCCCGCCGTCGCGCCAAAGGTCGCGCGCGTCTGGCAGTTTGA